One window of Anaerolineales bacterium genomic DNA carries:
- a CDS encoding nuclear transport factor 2 family protein, translated as MRTLTHEHFRRWLAVYDKASEENDPQASADLFAEDACYYESPFDEPMTGRDAIFAYWHKGAHTLKDKISCHEILAIKENMGIARWQSRFTVIESGKRLALDCLFVVVFNGAGLCRTFREWWHIRENIAT; from the coding sequence ATGCGCACACTGACTCACGAGCATTTCCGCCGCTGGCTTGCCGTCTATGATAAAGCCAGCGAAGAAAACGACCCGCAAGCCTCGGCAGACCTCTTTGCAGAAGATGCCTGCTATTACGAAAGTCCATTCGACGAGCCGATGACCGGGCGCGATGCCATCTTCGCATATTGGCACAAGGGCGCTCATACACTCAAGGACAAAATATCCTGCCATGAGATTCTGGCGATAAAAGAAAATATGGGCATTGCACGCTGGCAGTCCAGGTTCACCGTCATCGAATCGGGCAAACGCCTCGCACTGGATTGTCTGTTCGTGGTCGTGTTCAATGGAGCAGGCTTATGCCGGACCTTCCGCGAGTGGTGGCACATTCGCGAAAACATCGCCACGTAG
- a CDS encoding GNAT family N-acetyltransferase, with amino-acid sequence MIILDYDNVDSLQVLNLTLLALDLPLTPEYTAHLRRTDPRLFPCFTVNAMEGDEVLGVVGILRLPMISTGGREDVGGVWAVSTHPLHAGRGVASALLEEAHTRMRDAGLRFSMLLTERHLKAHRLYQQHGYVEMNVWAKALARWETAHQPTRLRAQPASTALSESKGQGGFDFIEKIFEDIAGNYLGFAWRYKPFVRLRDKMNLDAIWIVRENNTPVGYIYARKEGPLLETHIHLLRPDIDAVEAVAAIASNLQAPYVQVGMSRPGDIARFQHAGWQVTYPNWASFMVKPLLPEVTTGDARRLFGIGTDRFLISLLDVT; translated from the coding sequence ATGATAATTCTGGATTACGACAACGTTGATTCGTTGCAAGTCTTGAACCTCACACTGCTGGCGCTGGATCTTCCGCTTACGCCCGAATACACCGCACATCTCCGCCGCACCGACCCGCGACTATTTCCTTGCTTCACGGTCAATGCGATGGAAGGCGATGAGGTGCTGGGAGTGGTGGGAATCCTTCGCCTGCCGATGATCTCCACGGGGGGACGGGAGGATGTGGGCGGAGTTTGGGCGGTGTCCACCCATCCGCTTCATGCGGGACGGGGGGTTGCCTCTGCTTTACTGGAAGAGGCTCATACCCGAATGCGGGACGCAGGTTTGCGCTTTTCCATGCTCCTTACAGAGCGCCACCTCAAAGCGCATAGACTTTATCAACAACATGGATATGTCGAGATGAACGTATGGGCAAAGGCATTGGCGCGTTGGGAGACGGCTCACCAACCCACCCGTCTGCGCGCCCAGCCTGCAAGCACCGCCCTAAGCGAGTCGAAGGGTCAGGGGGGATTCGATTTTATCGAAAAGATATTTGAAGATATTGCCGGCAATTATCTCGGTTTCGCGTGGAGATATAAGCCTTTTGTCCGTTTGCGCGACAAGATGAACCTCGACGCCATCTGGATCGTGCGGGAGAACAACACGCCTGTGGGATATATTTATGCACGCAAAGAGGGTCCGTTGTTGGAAACCCATATCCATCTGCTGCGCCCTGACATTGACGCAGTGGAAGCCGTTGCAGCGATTGCTTCGAATTTGCAGGCACCTTATGTGCAGGTTGGCATGAGCCGCCCTGGGGATATCGCCAGATTTCAGCATGCAGGCTGGCAGGTGACTTACCCGAACTGGGCGTCATTCATGGTCAAGCCACTACTCCCCGAAGTGACCACCGGCGATGCCCGCCGACTCTTCGGCATCGGCACAGACCGCTTCCTCATCTCATTGCTGGACGTGACGTAG
- a CDS encoding LacI family DNA-binding transcriptional regulator codes for MNSKPTLSTISDVAKHAGVSIATVSRVINGNTPVQEDKAERVRRAIAKLNFVPRSAARVLASRKTNTIGLVFSEIRGAFFPQLLKGIEAQLHEAGYELLVYSTHNDRPIKRKPIGEHNTDGLLVFTTSLDREEIARLHRINFPIVLMHETPPAGMDIPVITVENKDGAAMLVRHLIEKHGRRRIVFLRGPEGHEDSVWRERGYREALGAHNIPSDESLISSGEFDQETAYHAMRNLIRDGVPFDAVFAGDDDASIGVYRALKEAKRLIPDDVAVVGFDDVEFSGYISPPLTTIRSPIEEVGREAVRQLITLLNGGQAESLILKRTELVIRESCGCLIHP; via the coding sequence ATGAATTCAAAACCCACCCTTTCCACAATTTCAGACGTGGCAAAACACGCAGGGGTATCTATAGCCACTGTGAGCCGGGTCATAAATGGTAATACGCCTGTTCAGGAAGATAAGGCGGAGCGGGTTCGGCGTGCCATCGCTAAGTTAAATTTTGTGCCCCGGTCTGCGGCTCGTGTGCTTGCGAGCCGTAAGACAAACACCATTGGGCTGGTCTTCTCGGAGATTCGCGGGGCTTTTTTTCCTCAGCTATTGAAAGGCATTGAAGCCCAATTGCATGAAGCAGGGTATGAGTTACTGGTCTATTCCACACACAACGACCGGCCGATAAAGCGTAAACCGATTGGCGAACACAATACAGATGGACTGCTGGTCTTCACTACCAGTCTGGACAGGGAGGAGATTGCCCGTTTGCACAGGATCAATTTTCCGATTGTGTTGATGCACGAAACTCCGCCCGCTGGAATGGATATCCCTGTCATTACAGTCGAAAACAAAGACGGCGCTGCCATGCTGGTCAGGCACTTGATTGAGAAGCATGGCCGGCGCCGTATCGTTTTCCTGCGCGGACCCGAGGGGCACGAAGACTCAGTTTGGCGCGAGCGCGGGTATCGTGAGGCTCTTGGCGCACACAACATACCGTCCGATGAGTCCTTGATCTCTTCAGGTGAATTTGACCAGGAGACAGCATATCATGCCATGCGAAACCTAATTCGGGATGGCGTTCCCTTTGATGCCGTCTTCGCAGGGGATGACGACGCCTCCATTGGGGTGTATCGCGCGTTGAAAGAAGCCAAGCGCCTCATCCCCGACGATGTGGCTGTGGTCGGCTTCGATGATGTCGAATTTTCGGGATACATTTCCCCGCCGCTGACGACGATCCGCTCCCCGATCGAAGAAGTGGGGCGGGAAGCTGTCCGCCAGTTAATTACCCTATTGAATGGCGGACAGGCTGAAAGTCTGATTCTGAAGCGAACCGAGCTTGTCATCCGCGAATCGTGCGGATGTTTAATACATCCATAA
- a CDS encoding extracellular solute-binding protein gives MNRKSFSILSILLMASMLLTACGGGNQPTSTEESGAGEQKVLRVWIQWGDNPQQIQELFDKYGALAGVKVEVTAPIEDDKVLPALTGSNPPDVLVLSGGDAAKSFYKEGLVDELSGAIEDGNIDMEDMFEAPLSQCRQGDLIVCLPWGTDAYALFWNKDLFEAAGLDPEKPPATMEELVEMADQLTITNPDGSIKQFGFIPDFDWSHTDLYVRNFGGFWYSDDGSALTANSQPMIDALTWQQQFYTKYGVDNIQAFRSGFGEYGSPDAPFYAGKVAMMVEGEWQVGPNFIPKLKPELNYGVTAFPPPADHPERAGTIVNQGTVVVIPSGAVDKEASANLLAWMMSPEIVAEEFCFNANLPTSKKAAEDPCFVELGDKFQVFVDLMASPNAYAMITTPISFELNDALAGAEEAILYTGADPKETLDAIQTEFEPKFKELMGQ, from the coding sequence ATGAATAGAAAATCTTTCAGTATTCTAAGCATCCTTCTGATGGCATCCATGCTGTTGACGGCGTGCGGCGGCGGAAACCAGCCAACTTCGACGGAAGAATCCGGCGCCGGCGAGCAGAAGGTCCTGCGTGTGTGGATCCAGTGGGGCGACAACCCGCAGCAGATCCAGGAACTGTTTGATAAGTATGGCGCGCTCGCAGGCGTAAAAGTCGAAGTGACCGCGCCCATCGAAGACGACAAAGTATTGCCCGCGCTGACGGGTTCGAACCCGCCCGATGTGTTGGTGTTGAGCGGGGGCGATGCCGCAAAATCCTTCTATAAGGAGGGTCTGGTGGATGAGCTCTCTGGTGCGATCGAGGATGGGAACATTGATATGGAAGATATGTTCGAGGCGCCGTTGAGCCAGTGCAGGCAGGGTGACCTTATTGTCTGCCTGCCGTGGGGTACTGACGCTTATGCCCTGTTCTGGAACAAGGATTTGTTCGAAGCCGCTGGCCTCGACCCGGAGAAACCACCCGCAACCATGGAAGAGTTGGTGGAAATGGCGGATCAACTCACCATTACCAATCCCGATGGCTCGATCAAGCAATTTGGTTTCATTCCCGATTTCGACTGGAGCCACACCGATCTGTACGTGCGCAACTTTGGCGGGTTCTGGTACAGTGACGACGGCTCTGCCCTGACCGCCAACAGTCAGCCAATGATCGACGCGCTCACCTGGCAGCAGCAGTTCTACACCAAATACGGCGTGGACAACATTCAGGCGTTCCGCTCCGGTTTTGGCGAATATGGCTCGCCCGATGCGCCTTTCTATGCCGGCAAAGTGGCGATGATGGTCGAAGGTGAATGGCAGGTGGGTCCGAACTTCATCCCCAAACTCAAGCCGGAATTGAATTATGGCGTGACAGCCTTCCCGCCCCCGGCGGATCATCCCGAACGAGCAGGAACCATCGTGAATCAGGGAACCGTGGTTGTCATCCCCTCCGGTGCAGTGGATAAGGAAGCATCTGCCAATCTGTTGGCGTGGATGATGAGTCCTGAAATTGTGGCAGAGGAATTCTGCTTCAATGCCAACCTGCCCACAAGCAAGAAGGCTGCGGAAGATCCCTGCTTTGTCGAATTGGGCGACAAGTTCCAGGTTTTCGTCGATCTAATGGCAAGCCCGAACGCCTATGCCATGATCACCACGCCCATTTCCTTTGAATTGAATGACGCGCTCGCCGGCGCGGAGGAAGCCATCCTCTATACGGGAGCAGACCCGAAGGAGACTCTCGATGCAATTCAGACTGAGTTCGAACCGAAGTTCAAAGAATTGATGGGGCAGTAA
- a CDS encoding sugar ABC transporter permease, with the protein MENLPERNLVGFKPPPKTVWTKRTKADFRTGMLFLSPWLIGFFAFTLYPMLISLYYSFTIYHSKRSPEWVWFQNYTDLMTDDKFWISLNNTLYMVAIAVPLGLFASFICALLLNLKVRGQAFYRVVYFLPSIVPTVAGTILFLWLLNPQVGLVNTVLEKIGIDGPNWMADPNWSKPALILLGMWGMGGTIIIYLSGLQDVPQSLIEAAELDGANWFQRLWHITIPMVSPITLFNLITGMIGMFQYFAQAYVVGGGDSLGRPLNSTLFYSVYLYQNAFLFLKMGYASAMAWILFIIILLLTLLLLKVSDRFTHYSG; encoded by the coding sequence ATGGAGAACCTGCCCGAACGAAACCTTGTCGGCTTTAAACCGCCTCCTAAAACGGTGTGGACAAAACGCACGAAAGCCGACTTCCGTACCGGGATGCTTTTCCTTTCGCCCTGGCTGATCGGTTTTTTTGCGTTCACACTCTACCCAATGCTCATCTCTCTTTATTACAGTTTTACCATCTACCACTCCAAACGCTCGCCTGAGTGGGTCTGGTTTCAAAATTACACCGACCTGATGACCGATGACAAATTCTGGATCTCGCTCAATAACACCCTGTACATGGTGGCAATAGCCGTGCCGCTTGGGTTGTTCGCTTCGTTTATTTGCGCGCTGCTTCTCAATCTCAAAGTGCGCGGACAGGCATTTTATCGTGTCGTTTATTTTCTCCCATCCATCGTGCCGACCGTGGCAGGCACTATCCTTTTTCTTTGGCTGTTGAATCCGCAGGTCGGTTTGGTCAATACGGTGCTGGAAAAGATCGGCATCGACGGACCCAACTGGATGGCGGACCCGAACTGGTCGAAGCCCGCACTTATTTTGCTGGGCATGTGGGGCATGGGGGGCACGATCATCATTTACCTCTCAGGATTGCAGGATGTTCCACAAAGCCTGATCGAAGCCGCCGAACTCGACGGCGCCAACTGGTTCCAGCGTCTCTGGCACATCACCATTCCAATGGTCTCGCCCATCACGCTCTTCAACCTCATCACGGGCATGATCGGCATGTTCCAATATTTCGCGCAAGCCTACGTGGTCGGCGGCGGCGACAGCCTCGGCCGCCCGCTCAACTCCACGCTGTTCTATTCCGTTTATCTTTACCAGAACGCCTTTCTCTTTCTAAAGATGGGCTACGCCTCTGCCATGGCGTGGATACTTTTCATTATCATTCTTCTTTTGACACTGCTCCTCCTCAAAGTAAGCGACAGGTTCACACACTACTCGGGATGA
- a CDS encoding carbohydrate ABC transporter permease, whose translation MTNRASSPDLNLDRHTRTSAFSVRQTRKIRDLFTSTLSHGLIIFVGMFFAIPFLWMLLTAFKSDRDVFHTPPRWLPHDNVRVDINGEEYPLYNVKTSDGVKQYAALKIESGVAFFVDPADPDVVIPTELQQGTERVAQAIEEVSFRWQNFPDAMNRGSRPGVGASFWVYFRNSLVIAFFTIVGTLVSNTPVAYAFARLKFPGRDVLFVIILATMMLPFQVTMIPIYLLFNDTLGWGDTFLPLIIPTFFANAWDVFLLRQFFKTIPEEMCDAARVDGASEWQIFTQIVLPLSTPVLATVTVFTFLWAWNDFTGPLLFLNSPRNFTMALGLQDFQGQNTIIWNQLMAAATVFTLPIIVAFFFAQKTFIQGIKLTGSKE comes from the coding sequence ATGACAAATCGCGCCTCTTCCCCCGACCTGAACCTGGATCGGCACACCCGGACTTCTGCCTTCTCTGTAAGACAGACTCGCAAGATCCGCGACCTGTTCACTTCCACCCTCAGCCATGGGTTGATCATCTTCGTCGGCATGTTCTTTGCCATCCCCTTCCTGTGGATGTTGCTCACCGCCTTCAAATCTGACCGGGATGTGTTCCATACCCCGCCTCGCTGGCTCCCGCATGATAACGTTCGTGTTGATATCAACGGCGAAGAGTACCCGCTTTACAATGTCAAAACTTCCGATGGAGTCAAACAATATGCCGCGCTAAAAATCGAAAGCGGCGTGGCATTCTTTGTCGACCCCGCCGATCCCGATGTAGTCATCCCCACCGAATTGCAGCAAGGCACGGAACGAGTTGCCCAGGCGATAGAAGAAGTTTCCTTCCGATGGCAAAACTTTCCCGACGCCATGAACCGCGGAAGCCGACCCGGGGTGGGGGCGAGTTTCTGGGTCTATTTCAGGAACAGTCTTGTCATCGCATTTTTCACAATCGTCGGCACGCTGGTCTCAAATACACCTGTGGCGTATGCCTTTGCGCGATTGAAATTCCCGGGGCGCGATGTTCTATTCGTCATCATTCTCGCCACCATGATGCTTCCATTTCAGGTGACGATGATCCCCATTTACCTCCTTTTCAACGACACCCTCGGCTGGGGTGATACCTTCCTGCCGCTCATCATTCCCACTTTCTTCGCGAATGCGTGGGATGTGTTCCTCCTCCGGCAGTTCTTCAAGACCATTCCCGAAGAGATGTGCGATGCTGCCCGCGTGGATGGCGCAAGCGAATGGCAGATCTTCACACAGATCGTATTACCACTTTCTACCCCTGTGCTCGCAACTGTGACCGTTTTTACCTTCCTTTGGGCTTGGAATGATTTCACCGGTCCGTTGCTCTTCCTTAATAGCCCGCGTAACTTCACCATGGCGCTTGGCTTGCAGGATTTTCAGGGACAGAACACGATCATCTGGAATCAACTCATGGCGGCGGCAACCGTCTTCACCCTGCCCATCATCGTCGCCTTCTTCTTCGCGCAGAAGACATTCATTCAAGGAATTAAGTTGACGGGATCGAAAGAATAA
- a CDS encoding glycoside hydrolase family 5 protein: MEILKVHNRQIVTAKNKSIRLRGWNIGGWLNMEDFINGFVGAEHNLRATMSRIIGKEKARFFFDRLLDHFFTEEDVKMMAKFGANVIRIPFNYRHFERDDKPFEYLEDGFKRLDQALDWCAKYGIYVILDFHAVQGWHNPDWHSDNAHVHILLYHHKLFQDRFVGLWREMAKRYKNHPALAGYGLMNEPCTRVDYEEYESPNYNWDGLNHVHRLAAQAIREVDSNHILFVEGDNFACEFDGLDVTFDENIIVESHNYMSPTGGDAAYPGVIDGMYWNRDMVAAEFGMHSGTRCAFKNRKPIFVGEFGTWYAGYPEAIKYRAAALDDQLGVFDSAGVHWAVWTWKDIASMGSFNLDPESEYVQTIAPILRAKQEAADWEGEMPSGSVAKALNNSADTIDAYLAQTNLNVQIERRWFAQYTLFGYLAQFLQVPYANLFQDMPEEKLDDMLSAFALKNCVENKTITKVLKKHLTTWNLIPGT, encoded by the coding sequence ATGGAAATTCTCAAAGTACACAACCGCCAGATCGTCACTGCCAAAAACAAATCCATCCGCCTGCGCGGGTGGAACATCGGCGGCTGGCTCAACATGGAAGACTTCATCAACGGCTTTGTCGGCGCGGAGCATAATTTACGAGCCACGATGAGCCGCATCATTGGGAAAGAGAAGGCGCGGTTCTTCTTCGACCGTCTGCTCGATCATTTCTTTACCGAAGAAGATGTAAAGATGATGGCGAAGTTTGGTGCGAACGTGATCCGTATTCCGTTCAATTACCGCCACTTCGAACGGGATGACAAGCCGTTTGAATATCTCGAAGACGGCTTTAAACGCCTCGACCAAGCATTGGATTGGTGCGCCAAATATGGCATTTATGTAATCCTTGATTTTCACGCTGTGCAAGGCTGGCACAACCCCGACTGGCACAGCGACAATGCGCACGTCCACATTTTGCTGTATCACCACAAACTTTTTCAAGACCGCTTTGTCGGCTTGTGGCGCGAGATGGCGAAGCGTTACAAGAATCACCCCGCGCTGGCTGGCTACGGTTTGATGAATGAACCCTGCACACGGGTCGATTATGAAGAATACGAATCCCCTAATTACAACTGGGACGGCTTGAACCACGTCCACCGCCTCGCCGCACAAGCCATCCGCGAAGTGGACTCGAATCACATTCTCTTTGTCGAAGGCGATAACTTCGCCTGCGAGTTCGACGGTTTGGACGTCACCTTCGATGAGAACATCATTGTCGAGAGCCACAACTACATGTCCCCGACGGGAGGCGACGCTGCGTATCCTGGCGTCATTGATGGCATGTACTGGAACCGCGACATGGTTGCGGCAGAGTTTGGAATGCACAGCGGCACGCGCTGCGCCTTTAAAAATCGCAAGCCGATCTTTGTCGGAGAGTTTGGGACGTGGTATGCGGGCTATCCCGAAGCGATCAAATATCGCGCTGCCGCCTTGGACGATCAACTCGGCGTGTTCGACTCGGCGGGAGTCCACTGGGCGGTGTGGACGTGGAAGGACATCGCTTCAATGGGGTCGTTCAATCTCGATCCAGAGTCAGAGTATGTGCAAACCATCGCACCGATCCTAAGGGCGAAGCAAGAAGCTGCCGATTGGGAAGGAGAGATGCCTAGTGGAAGCGTGGCGAAGGCGCTGAATAACTCCGCAGACACGATCGATGCTTATTTGGCGCAGACCAACCTCAACGTCCAGATCGAGAGGCGTTGGTTCGCCCAGTACACTTTGTTCGGCTATCTTGCGCAGTTCCTGCAAGTGCCGTACGCAAATCTATTCCAAGATATGCCCGAAGAAAAATTGGACGATATGCTCAGCGCGTTCGCGTTAAAGAATTGTGTTGAGAACAAGACCATTACCAAAGTTTTGAAGAAACACCTGACCACCTGGAACCTGATACCTGGAACCTGA
- a CDS encoding beta-glucosidase — protein MTLHKFPHNFLWGAATASYQIEGAWNEDGKGESIWDRFSHTPGKVTKGDTGDVACDHYHRYEEDIALMRRLGLKAYRFSTSWTRVLPLGAGNVNPSGLDFYDRLVDALCAANIETFLTLHHWDYPQALYETGGWTKRDNLHYFADYAALMAKRLGDRVTKWTTFNEPGVIAWDGYVSGEHAPGEQDPLKAKQVAHNLMVAHGLAVHAIRGVNPKLEVGIVLNQWMADAADDDPQSIRIADSAWNRSETTFLHPIFKGYYHPEYVEYSGGLPEIQAGDMALVAQKLDFLGINFYSRNLYNAQGHVEEVAGSEYTEMGWEVCAPALRRMLNKINRDYKVPPIYITENGASFPDVVSPDGKVHDDRRLDYLKNHFIQTRLAMQDGVDVRGYMVWSLMDNFEWGHGFTKRFGIIRVDYETQRRTIKDSGDWYAKVIRTNQITE, from the coding sequence ATGACATTACACAAATTCCCTCACAATTTCCTCTGGGGAGCGGCGACCGCTTCCTATCAAATCGAAGGAGCGTGGAACGAAGATGGCAAAGGCGAATCGATTTGGGATCGCTTCAGTCACACGCCTGGCAAGGTGACGAAGGGCGACACGGGCGATGTAGCTTGCGATCATTATCACCGCTACGAAGAAGACATCGCCCTCATGCGCCGCCTGGGATTAAAAGCCTATCGCTTCTCCACCTCATGGACACGGGTTCTGCCTCTCGGAGCGGGGAATGTCAACCCGAGCGGCCTCGATTTCTATGACCGCCTCGTGGACGCGCTCTGCGCCGCGAACATCGAAACGTTTCTCACCCTGCATCATTGGGATTATCCGCAAGCCCTGTACGAAACAGGCGGCTGGACCAAGCGCGATAACTTACATTATTTTGCCGATTACGCTGCGTTGATGGCAAAACGCCTCGGCGACCGCGTAACTAAATGGACGACCTTCAACGAACCTGGCGTGATCGCATGGGATGGATATGTCAGCGGCGAACATGCCCCAGGCGAACAGGATCCGCTCAAGGCGAAGCAGGTGGCGCACAACCTTATGGTGGCGCATGGACTGGCGGTTCATGCAATCCGCGGCGTAAATCCAAAACTGGAAGTAGGCATTGTCCTCAATCAATGGATGGCAGACGCGGCGGACGATGACCCGCAGTCCATCCGCATTGCGGATAGCGCCTGGAATCGCAGTGAGACGACCTTCCTGCATCCCATTTTCAAAGGCTATTACCACCCTGAGTATGTCGAGTATTCTGGCGGCCTGCCCGAAATTCAGGCAGGAGATATGGCGCTCGTTGCCCAAAAACTGGATTTTCTCGGCATCAATTTTTATTCGCGCAATCTCTACAATGCACAAGGGCATGTGGAAGAAGTGGCAGGGTCCGAATACACCGAAATGGGCTGGGAAGTTTGCGCGCCCGCCTTGCGCCGCATGCTGAACAAGATCAACCGTGATTACAAAGTGCCGCCCATCTACATCACAGAGAATGGCGCGTCCTTCCCTGATGTTGTCTCTCCTGATGGCAAAGTCCATGATGACCGTCGGCTTGACTACCTGAAGAATCACTTCATCCAAACCCGCCTCGCCATGCAGGACGGCGTGGACGTGCGCGGCTACATGGTCTGGTCTCTGATGGATAACTTCGAATGGGGGCACGGTTTCACCAAACGCTTCGGCATCATACGTGTAGATTACGAAACACAGAGGCGTACGATCAAAGATAGTGGTGATTGGTACGCCAAAGTGATACGTACCAATCAAATTACAGAATAG
- a CDS encoding cation transporter, translating into MGHHDEHKHEDHAHDHDHPNPHEHEHDHGHSHSNNPVIHWLQHLFTPHSHGHQQAALDPNLATDRGMWALKVSFAGLMVTAIFQVVIVIISGSVALLADTIHNFSDALTAIPLGFAFWLSRRARNKRYTYGYGRAEDIAGVIIVLMIAYSAFEAIRHAILRFITPEPIMNLGWVAVAAIIGFIGNELVAIFRIKVGKEIGSAALIADGYHARTDGFTSLAVLAGTIGVWLGYPILDPLIGLGIGIAILGIVWHTAKDMWHRMMDAVEPELYEEFKHIASHVDGVMDVHSAAIRWVGHRLWGEMHVTVNCTKTVLEGHYITEGVRHALFHEFPALVEVIVHADPCECDESVEYHPTAHHQFLHAAD; encoded by the coding sequence ATGGGACACCACGACGAACACAAGCACGAAGATCATGCGCACGATCACGACCATCCAAATCCGCATGAACATGAGCATGATCACGGACATTCCCATTCCAACAACCCCGTGATCCACTGGCTGCAACATCTCTTCACCCCGCACTCACACGGACACCAGCAGGCGGCCCTCGACCCGAACCTCGCCACCGACCGCGGCATGTGGGCGTTGAAGGTTTCATTTGCAGGGTTGATGGTTACGGCAATCTTTCAGGTTGTCATCGTCATTATCAGCGGAAGCGTTGCCCTGCTCGCCGATACCATCCACAATTTTTCCGACGCGCTGACCGCCATTCCGCTCGGCTTTGCGTTCTGGCTCTCGCGCCGCGCCCGCAACAAACGCTACACCTACGGCTATGGGCGCGCCGAAGATATTGCAGGCGTCATTATCGTTTTGATGATCGCCTATAGTGCCTTTGAAGCGATCCGTCATGCCATCCTGCGCTTCATCACACCCGAACCAATTATGAACCTTGGTTGGGTTGCCGTGGCTGCCATCATCGGCTTTATCGGCAACGAACTGGTTGCCATCTTCCGCATCAAGGTGGGGAAGGAGATCGGCTCCGCCGCACTCATCGCCGACGGCTACCACGCCAGAACGGACGGCTTTACTTCCCTGGCGGTTCTGGCGGGCACAATCGGAGTCTGGCTTGGCTACCCCATCCTCGACCCGCTGATCGGTTTGGGCATTGGCATCGCCATCCTTGGCATTGTATGGCACACCGCAAAGGACATGTGGCACCGCATGATGGACGCGGTAGAACCCGAACTCTATGAAGAGTTCAAGCACATCGCCTCCCACGTGGATGGTGTGATGGACGTTCATAGCGCCGCCATCCGCTGGGTGGGTCACCGCCTATGGGGCGAAATGCACGTCACCGTGAACTGCACGAAGACTGTACTCGAGGGTCACTACATCACCGAAGGGGTACGACACGCGCTCTTTCACGAATTTCCAGCATTGGTCGAAGTCATCGTCCATGCTGACCCATGTGAGTGCGACGAGTCAGTTGAGTATCATCCCACTGCCCATCATCAATTTTTACACGCGGCAGATTAA